The following coding sequences lie in one Arabidopsis thaliana chromosome 3, partial sequence genomic window:
- a CDS encoding uncharacterized protein (unknown protein; Has 1 Blast hits to 1 proteins in 1 species: Archae - 0; Bacteria - 0; Metazoa - 0; Fungi - 0; Plants - 1; Viruses - 0; Other Eukaryotes - 0 (source: NCBI BLink).) codes for MASKTNALKVFILGSSRRFDSGRENITQISLINNRNHLGMFGVSVWVKQLKEEENVFEQPEVVVFDDSFTLVDESVIFTSKPESQVEGEIVADLRKSQPKDYDVIAELKKMVKDWESKKKKSLRDL; via the exons atGGCATCAAAGACCAATGCACTgaaggtttttattttgggatCCAGCAGGAGATTCGATAGTGGACGAGAGAATATCACCCAAATAAGTTTAATTAATAACCGGAATCATCTTGGCATGTTTGGAGTGAGTGTGTGGGTGAAGCAATTGAAGGAAGAGGAGAATGTCTTTGAGCAACCTGAGGTCGTTGTCTTTGATGACTCGTTCACACTTGTTGATGAAAGTGTGATCTTTACATCCAAACCCGAGAGCC AGGTGGAAGGTGAGATTGTGGCCGACTTGAGAAAATCTCAACCAAAAGACTACGATGTTATAGCTGAACTCAAAAAGATGGTGAAGGATTGGGagagcaagaagaaaaagagccTCCGTGATTTGTAG